A portion of the Saimiri boliviensis isolate mSaiBol1 chromosome 1, mSaiBol1.pri, whole genome shotgun sequence genome contains these proteins:
- the LOC101029345 gene encoding myeloid-associated differentiation marker-like, translating to MQVIVTHPTVTTVTTTVGSPTVVGSPRALTQPLGLLRLLELVSTCVAFSLVASAAAWAGPMGNLSMFIWCFCFAMTLVILLVELGGFYTRFPLFWHNFPITFACYAALSCLLASIIYPTTYVQFLSHGRTRDHAITATVFSCIACVAYTTEVARTRASPGEMAGYMATDLGLLKVLETFVACIIFVFISSPYLYHNRPALEWCVAVYAICFVLAALTILLSLGHCTNVLPTPFPRFLLGLALLSVTLYATALVLWPLYQFSEKYGAQVWRAADVSCSDRNPYYVCSWDRRLAVTILTAVNLLAYVGDLVYSAHLVFVNV from the coding sequence ATGCAAGTGATTGTTACCCACCCAACCGTCACGACCGTCACGACCACTGTGGGGTCCCCAACTGTCGTAGGGTCCCCTCGGGCCCTGACCCAGCCCCTGGGCCTCCTCCGCCTGCTGGAGCTGGTGTCCACCTGTGTAGCCTTCTCGCTGGTGGCCAGTGCAGCCGCCTGGGCCGGGCCCATGGGTAACTTGTCCATGTTCATCTGGTGCTTCTGCTTCGCCATGACCCTGGTCATCCTCCTTGTGGAGCTGGGCGGATTCTACACCCGCTTCCCCTTGTTTTGGCACAACTTCCCCATCACCTTCGCCTGCTACGcagccctctcctgcctcttGGCCTCCATCATCTACCCCACCACCTACGTGCAGTTCCTGTCCCATGGCCGTACCCGCGACCACGCCATCACCGCCACCGTCTTCTCCTGCATCGCCTGTGTGGCTTACACCACCGAAGTAGCCCGGACTCGGGCCAGTCCTGGTGAGATGGCTGGCTACATGGCCACCGACCTGGGGCTGCTGAAGGTGCTGGAGACCTTCGTAGCCTGCATCATCTTCGTGTTCATCAGCAGCCCCTATCTGTACCACAACCGGCCGGCCCTGGAGTGGTGCGTGGCAGTGTACGCCATCTGCTTCGTCCTGGCGGCCCTCACTATCCTGCTGAGCCTGGGGCACTGCACCAACGTGCTGCCCACCCCCTTCCCCAGGTTCCTGCTGGGACTGGCCTTGCTGTCCGTCACCCTCTATGCCACTGCCCTTGTCCTCTGGCCTCTCTACCAGTTCAGCGAGAAGTATGGTGCCCAGGTCTGGCGCGCAGCAGATGTGAGTTGCAGTGACAGAAACCCCTACTATGTGTGTAGCTGGGACCGCCGACTGGCTGTGACCATCCTGACGGCTGTCAACCTGCTGGCCTATGTGGGCGACCTGGTGTACTCTGCCCACCTGGTTTTTGTCAACGTCTAA